The Papaver somniferum cultivar HN1 chromosome 3, ASM357369v1, whole genome shotgun sequence genome includes a region encoding these proteins:
- the LOC113358907 gene encoding uncharacterized protein LOC113358907, with protein MSQSRQKSYADVRRRPLEFQVGENVFLRVSPRTCIKRFGKKSKLAPRYIRSFEILQRIGEVAYRLALPRQFADIHNVFHVSMLRKYNADPSHVIEWRDLQLNDNVSYEEKPLRVIDSKEQVLRRKTIKTVKVPWQHHGSEEATWELESEIRDKYLELVKAQISGWQKEMVSTWNNGVTT; from the exons ATGTCACAAAGTCGTCAGAAGAGTTATGCAGATGTAAGAAGAAGACCATTGGAATTCCAGGTCGGGGAGAATGTGTTTCTAAGAGTTAGTCCTAGAACATGCATTAAACGGTTTGGGAAGAAAAGTAAATTGGCGCCACGCTATATTAGGTCATTTGAAATTCTTCAACGAATTGGAGAAGTAGCATATCGACTAGCTCTACCAAGACAATTTGCAGACATACACAATGTGTTTCATGTATCCATGCTTCGTAAATACAATGCTGATCCGTCCCACGTCATCGAATGGCGAGACCTGCAACTGAACGACAATGTTTCTTATGAAGAAAAACCGTTGCGCGTAATCGACTCAAAGGAACAAGTCCTTCGGAGGAAAACCATCAAAACCGTGAAGGTTCCCTGGCAACATCATGGTTCTGAAGAGGCAACTTGGGAGCTGGAGTCTGAGATACGAGACAAATATCTGGAATTAGTAAAAG CTCAAATTAGTGGGTGGCAAAAAGAAATGGTTAGCACATGGAATAATGGGGTCACTACCTAG
- the LOC113358909 gene encoding uncharacterized protein LOC113358909, whose amino-acid sequence MGIQKEILALRVEENDKIHFATYLFTGAVDFWWDSIKGVRNATVWAEFETLFFDKYFPETVKAQMCAAFETLTQGDMTVSQLDKNFSELERFGDNLVNTPLRRARKLQDSLKPSIRARLVPCRLTTYDDVLETALAIEADWIKNQKERDCPKSKTPGQLNAISGCYRCGKDDHFVRECPLPAPPRPPTQNQFQNAPRPNFQARQPYQPRNNAPPFQPRRQPNVPEQPNHIATVEKRTENSAIEGNFLIFSSRAKVLFDSGATHSFISLHLAAYLGLKPVPMGFTLNVSSPLGNVVSLSKFCKDCEITFGDYRVKVDLIPMRLQDYDVIIGMNWLSQN is encoded by the exons ATGGGGATACAAAAGGAGATATTAGCACTAAGAGTGGAAGAGAATGACAAGATTCATTTTGCTACGTACCTTTTCACTGGAGCTGTTGATTTTTGGTGGGACTCGATCAAAGGAGTCCGAAATGCTACAGTTTGGGCAGAGTTTGAAACGCTTTTCTTTGACAAGTATTTTCCCGAGACTGTCAAAGCCCAGATGTGTGCCGCATTTGAAACCTTAACTCAGGGAGACATGACGGTTTCTCAATTGGACAAGAATTTCAGTGAATTGGAACGTTTTGGGGATAACTTGGTCAATACGCCGTTACGAAGAGCAAGAAAACTTCAGGATTCCCTGAAACCTTCCATTCGTGCTAGGTTAGTACCATGTCGCCTCACCACTTATGATGATGTTCTTGAAACTGCATTAGCTATAGAAGCGGATTGGATCAAAAACCAAAAGGAAAG GGATTGTCCTAAGTCGAAGACACCTGGACAACTAAATGCAATCTCGGGGTGTTATCGTTGCGGGAAGGATGATCATTTTGTAAGGGAGTGTCCTTTACCTGCACCACCTAGGCCACCAACTCAGAATCAGTTTCAGAATGCTCCAAGGCCGAATTTCCAAGCACGACAACCATACCAGCCGCGAAACAATGCACCACCCTTCCAGCCAAGACGTCAGCCAAATGTTCCGGAGCAGCCGAACCATATTGCTACTGTTGAGAAGAGGACAGAAAATTCCGCAATTGAGGGTAACTTCCTGATCTTTAGTTCTCGTGCTAAAGTTTTGTTTGATTCTGGAGCTACTCATTCGTTCATATCATTACATTTAGCTGCTTATCTCGGTTTGAAACCAGTACCCATGGGGTTTACTTTGAATGTCTCTTCACCACTAGGAAATGTAGTGTCCCTTAGTAAATTTTGCAAGGATTGTGAAATAACTTTTGGTGACTATAGAGTGAAAGTAGATTTGATACCGATGAGGCTCCAAGATTATGATGTCATTATTGGTATGAACTGGTTGTCACAAAACTAA